The Rhizobium leguminosarum genome includes a region encoding these proteins:
- a CDS encoding ABC transporter substrate-binding protein has product MKKISVLLAATALISVMATSAWSKTLVYCSEGSPEGFDPSLYTAGTTFDASSRTVYSRLVEFKHGGTEIEPGLADSWSVSADGKEYTFKLHPGVKYQTTDFFTPTRDFNADDVIFSFERQLKADNPWNKYVEGGSYEYAAGMGFPELIKSIEKVDDLTVKFTLNHPEAPFLADLAMDFASIVSKEYADKLAADGKMAQLNQQPLGTGPFTFVAYQPDAVIRYKANETYFKGKEKIDDLVFAITSDAAVRAQKLKAGECHLIPYPNAADVAELKKDENLTVLEQAGLNVSYLAYNTLIAPFDKAEVRKALNMAINKQAIVDAVFQGAAAVAKNPIPPTMWSYNDAVVDDKYDPDASKKMLADAGVKDLKMKIWAMPVSRPYMLNARRAAELMQADLAKVGVGAEIVTHEWAEYLKLSSDKNRDGAVILGWTGDNGDPDNFMDTLLGCDAVGGNNRAQWCNKEFDDLMTKAKQTADVAERTKAYEQAQLIFKKEAPWNTINHSLVFVPMSKKVSGFFMDPLGIHRFDGVDISE; this is encoded by the coding sequence AGGCACGACCTTCGACGCGTCGTCGCGCACGGTCTATAGCCGCCTCGTCGAATTCAAGCATGGCGGGACCGAGATCGAGCCGGGCCTGGCTGACAGCTGGAGCGTTTCGGCCGACGGCAAGGAGTATACCTTCAAGCTGCATCCGGGCGTCAAGTACCAGACCACCGACTTCTTCACGCCGACGCGCGACTTCAACGCCGACGACGTCATCTTCTCGTTCGAGCGCCAGCTCAAGGCTGACAATCCGTGGAACAAGTATGTCGAGGGCGGTTCCTACGAATACGCCGCCGGCATGGGCTTCCCGGAGTTGATCAAGTCGATCGAGAAGGTCGATGACCTCACCGTCAAGTTCACGCTCAACCATCCCGAAGCGCCGTTCCTCGCCGACCTGGCCATGGACTTCGCCTCGATCGTCTCCAAGGAATATGCCGACAAGCTCGCCGCCGACGGCAAGATGGCGCAGCTCAACCAGCAGCCGCTCGGCACCGGCCCGTTCACCTTCGTCGCCTACCAGCCGGATGCCGTTATCCGCTACAAGGCGAACGAAACCTATTTCAAGGGCAAGGAAAAGATCGACGATCTGGTTTTCGCGATCACCTCTGATGCTGCCGTCCGCGCGCAGAAGCTGAAGGCCGGCGAATGCCACCTCATTCCTTATCCGAATGCGGCCGACGTCGCCGAACTCAAGAAGGACGAAAACCTGACCGTGCTCGAGCAGGCCGGCCTGAACGTTTCGTATCTCGCTTACAACACCTTGATTGCTCCCTTCGACAAGGCCGAAGTCCGCAAGGCGCTGAACATGGCGATCAACAAGCAGGCGATCGTCGACGCGGTCTTCCAGGGTGCAGCGGCCGTTGCCAAGAACCCGATCCCGCCGACAATGTGGTCCTATAACGATGCCGTCGTAGACGACAAGTACGATCCCGATGCGTCGAAGAAGATGCTGGCAGATGCCGGCGTCAAGGACCTTAAGATGAAGATCTGGGCGATGCCGGTTTCGCGTCCGTACATGTTGAACGCGCGCCGCGCCGCAGAATTGATGCAGGCCGACTTGGCCAAGGTCGGCGTCGGTGCGGAAATCGTCACCCATGAATGGGCCGAATATCTGAAGCTCTCGTCCGACAAGAATCGCGACGGTGCCGTCATCCTCGGCTGGACCGGCGACAATGGCGACCCTGACAACTTCATGGATACGTTGCTTGGCTGCGACGCTGTCGGCGGCAACAACCGCGCTCAGTGGTGCAACAAGGAATTCGACGATCTGATGACGAAGGCCAAGCAGACGGCCGACGTCGCCGAGCGCACGAAAGCCTATGAACAGGCTCAGCTGATCTTCAAGAAGGAAGCTCCCTGGAATACGATTAACCACTCATTGGTCTTCGTTCCGATGAGCAAGAAGGTCTCGGGCTTCTTCATGGACCCGCTCGGAATTCACCGCTTCGACGGTGTGGACATTTCCGAATAA
- a CDS encoding ABC transporter permease subunit, whose product MLRFFIGRLAVLIPTFLGVSLIAFSFIRMIPGDPVMLLSGERVMAPERHAQIMHDLGFDRPIYVQYFDYLGKVLQGDLGTSIVTKRPVLGEFFTLFPATLELSLCAIIIAVCLGVPAGVFAAVKRGTWFDQSVMGVALIGYSMPIFWWGLLLIIFFSGYLGWTPVSGRISLMYFFKPVTGFMLVDSLLSGQKGAFASAVSYLILPTIVLATIPLAVIARQTRSAMLEVLGEDYVRTARSKGLKPLRVVGVHALRNAMIPVITTIGLQIGVLLAGAILTETIFSWPGIGKWMVDSVFKRDYAVVQGGLLLIAGVIMLVNLIVDVLYGFINPRIRH is encoded by the coding sequence ATGTTGCGTTTTTTCATCGGCCGCCTCGCGGTGCTGATCCCGACATTCCTTGGCGTTTCGCTGATAGCCTTCTCGTTCATCCGCATGATCCCCGGCGACCCCGTCATGCTTTTGTCGGGTGAACGTGTGATGGCGCCGGAACGTCACGCCCAGATCATGCACGATCTCGGTTTCGACCGGCCCATATATGTGCAGTATTTCGATTATCTCGGAAAAGTGCTGCAAGGCGATCTCGGCACCTCGATCGTCACCAAACGGCCCGTTCTCGGCGAGTTCTTCACATTGTTCCCGGCAACACTGGAGCTTTCGCTCTGTGCCATCATTATCGCCGTCTGTCTTGGCGTGCCCGCCGGCGTCTTTGCGGCCGTCAAGCGAGGCACGTGGTTCGATCAGAGCGTGATGGGTGTTGCCCTCATCGGTTATTCCATGCCGATTTTCTGGTGGGGTCTGCTGCTCATCATCTTCTTCTCCGGCTATCTCGGCTGGACGCCGGTTTCCGGCCGCATCTCGCTGATGTATTTCTTCAAGCCGGTCACCGGATTCATGCTCGTCGACAGCCTGCTGTCGGGCCAGAAGGGAGCCTTCGCCTCGGCCGTCAGCTACCTCATTCTGCCGACCATCGTGCTGGCAACCATCCCGCTCGCCGTCATCGCGCGCCAGACGCGCTCAGCGATGCTCGAAGTGTTGGGTGAGGACTATGTCCGCACCGCGCGCTCGAAAGGTTTGAAGCCGTTGCGTGTCGTCGGCGTGCACGCGCTGCGAAATGCCATGATCCCTGTCATCACCACGATCGGTCTGCAGATCGGCGTTCTTCTTGCCGGCGCCATCCTCACCGAGACGATCTTCTCCTGGCCGGGTATCGGCAAATGGATGGTCGATTCGGTCTTCAAGCGCGATTACGCCGTGGTCCAGGGCGGCCTTTTGCTGATCGCCGGCGTCATCATGCTGGTCAATCTGATTGTTGATGTTCTCTACGGCTTCATCAATCCGCGCATTCGTCATTAG
- a CDS encoding ABC transporter permease subunit: protein MSTVTVKTGQPSALAEFWHYFSRNKGAVIGLVVFVIILVVAILAPLFAPHAPNEQNRQVLLAVPFWMEAGSASYPLGTDAVGRDILSRLIYGARFSLFIGVVVVTLSVISGVLIGLVAGFFRGKIDTAIMRLMDIILAFPSLLLALVLVAVLGPGLTNAMIAISLVNQPHFVRLTRASVISEREKEYVIASRVAGAGTFRLMFKTILPNCLGPLIVQATLAFSAAILDAAALGFLGMGAQPPTPEWGTMLAESREFISRAWWVVTFPGLAILITVLAINLMGDGLRDALDPKLKRS from the coding sequence ATGAGCACGGTCACCGTCAAAACCGGCCAGCCATCCGCTCTTGCGGAGTTCTGGCATTATTTCTCCCGCAACAAGGGCGCCGTCATCGGCCTGGTGGTTTTCGTCATCATCCTGGTCGTCGCAATCCTTGCGCCGCTCTTTGCGCCGCATGCGCCGAACGAGCAGAACCGCCAGGTGCTGCTGGCCGTACCGTTCTGGATGGAGGCGGGCAGCGCCTCCTACCCGCTCGGAACGGATGCCGTTGGCCGCGATATCCTCTCGCGCCTGATTTACGGCGCGCGCTTCTCGCTCTTCATCGGCGTCGTCGTCGTCACACTTTCGGTCATTTCAGGCGTCCTGATCGGCCTGGTTGCCGGATTTTTCCGCGGCAAGATCGATACGGCAATCATGCGCCTGATGGATATCATCCTGGCCTTCCCGTCGCTGCTGCTGGCTCTCGTGCTAGTGGCCGTGCTCGGACCCGGTCTGACCAATGCGATGATCGCGATTTCGCTGGTCAACCAGCCGCATTTCGTCCGGCTGACGCGCGCCTCGGTCATTTCAGAGCGCGAGAAGGAATATGTTATCGCCTCGCGTGTCGCGGGTGCCGGCACCTTCCGGTTGATGTTCAAGACGATCCTGCCGAACTGTCTTGGGCCATTGATCGTTCAGGCGACGCTCGCTTTCTCGGCGGCGATTCTCGATGCTGCCGCCCTTGGCTTTCTCGGCATGGGCGCTCAGCCGCCGACGCCCGAATGGGGAACGATGCTGGCCGAATCCCGTGAGTTCATCTCGCGCGCCTGGTGGGTGGTGACATTCCCGGGTCTTGCCATCCTCATCACCGTTCTCGCCATCAACCTGATGGGTGACGGCCTGCGCGACGCGCTTGATCCCAAACTGAAGAGGTCGTGA
- a CDS encoding ABC transporter ATP-binding protein — protein MPLLEIENLTVEFQTSSGLFRAVDGVSLACDKGEILSVVGESGSGKSVAMLALMGLLPWTAKITADRMQFDGKDLRGISARQRRRIIGKDMAMIFQEPMSSLNPCFTVGFQLGETLRFHMGLNRKERRQRSIELLNLVGIPAPEDRLSNFPHQMSGGMSQRIMIAMALACNPKLLIADEPTTALDVTIQAQILDLLVRLQKEQGMALVLITHDMGVVAETAERVQVQYAGQKVEEQPVRALFRDPHHPYTAALLAALPERAKVGQRLPSIAGVVPGQHGRPTGCLFAPRCGYATVECDRGVVRQGPELGQALCNYPLKDGKPLGHPGVIAVETAGDLV, from the coding sequence ATGCCACTCCTCGAGATTGAAAATCTGACGGTCGAATTCCAGACCTCTTCCGGTCTCTTCCGCGCCGTCGACGGCGTATCGCTTGCCTGCGACAAGGGCGAGATTCTGTCGGTCGTCGGCGAATCCGGCTCGGGTAAATCCGTTGCCATGCTGGCCCTGATGGGGCTTCTGCCCTGGACGGCGAAGATCACCGCCGACCGGATGCAGTTCGACGGCAAGGACCTGCGCGGCATCTCCGCCCGCCAGCGCCGCAGGATCATCGGCAAGGACATGGCGATGATCTTCCAGGAGCCGATGTCGAGCCTCAATCCGTGCTTCACGGTCGGTTTCCAGCTCGGCGAGACCCTGCGCTTTCATATGGGCCTCAACCGCAAGGAGCGCCGCCAACGCTCTATCGAGCTCTTGAACCTCGTCGGCATTCCGGCTCCGGAAGACCGCCTGTCGAACTTCCCGCATCAGATGTCCGGCGGCATGAGCCAGCGCATCATGATCGCCATGGCGCTCGCCTGCAATCCGAAGCTCCTGATCGCCGACGAGCCGACGACCGCGCTCGACGTCACGATCCAGGCGCAGATCCTCGATCTGCTCGTTCGCCTGCAGAAGGAGCAGGGCATGGCGCTGGTGCTGATCACCCACGACATGGGAGTCGTTGCCGAAACCGCCGAGCGCGTGCAGGTGCAGTATGCCGGCCAGAAGGTCGAGGAACAGCCGGTAAGGGCACTGTTCCGCGATCCGCATCATCCCTATACCGCAGCTCTGCTCGCAGCCCTCCCCGAACGCGCCAAAGTCGGCCAGCGTCTGCCCTCGATCGCCGGCGTCGTTCCCGGCCAGCACGGCCGCCCGACGGGCTGTCTCTTCGCGCCGCGCTGCGGTTATGCCACGGTCGAATGCGATCGCGGCGTCGTGCGCCAGGGCCCGGAGCTCGGCCAGGCGTTGTGCAATTATCCGTTGAAGGACGGTAAGCCGCTGGGGCATCCCGGTGTCATCGCCGTTGAAACTGCAGGAGACCTGGTATGA
- a CDS encoding peptide ABC transporter ATP-binding protein, with amino-acid sequence MTGAVLEGRDLARFYTVNRGLFKADATVKALNGVSFSLHSGKTLAVVGESGCGKSTLARLVTMIEDPTSGELLIDGKPARVGDRSLRSQVQIVFQNPYGSLNPRQKVGAILDEPLKINTDLDAAARRRKVEEMMARVGLRPEHHGRYPHMFSGGQRQRIAIARALMLRPKVLVLDEPVSALDLSIQAQVLNLLMDLQKEMGLAYLFISHGLSVVHHIADEVMVMYLGRPIETGPAAEVFARPRHPYTAALLSATPIADPEREKTRIRLQGELPSPLKPPSGCHFNPRCWKAQDYCRQVSPELRGEGAQQYACHFPLD; translated from the coding sequence ATGACGGGCGCTGTTCTCGAGGGCAGGGATCTCGCCCGTTTCTACACGGTCAACCGCGGTCTCTTCAAAGCCGACGCCACCGTCAAGGCGCTGAACGGCGTCAGCTTCAGCCTGCATTCCGGCAAGACGCTCGCCGTCGTCGGCGAATCCGGCTGTGGCAAGTCGACGCTCGCCCGTCTGGTCACGATGATCGAGGATCCGACGTCCGGCGAATTGCTGATTGACGGCAAGCCGGCGCGTGTCGGCGACCGCAGCTTGCGCAGCCAGGTGCAGATCGTCTTCCAGAATCCTTACGGCTCGCTCAACCCGCGCCAGAAGGTCGGCGCGATTCTTGACGAGCCGCTGAAGATCAACACCGATCTCGACGCGGCCGCCCGCCGCCGCAAGGTGGAGGAGATGATGGCCCGCGTCGGTCTGCGTCCGGAGCATCATGGCCGTTACCCCCATATGTTTTCCGGCGGCCAGCGCCAGCGCATCGCCATTGCCCGCGCCCTGATGCTGCGGCCGAAAGTGCTGGTGCTCGACGAGCCGGTTTCAGCCCTTGATCTGTCGATCCAGGCGCAGGTGCTGAACTTGCTGATGGACCTGCAGAAGGAGATGGGCCTTGCCTATCTCTTCATCTCGCACGGTCTCTCGGTCGTCCATCACATCGCCGACGAGGTGATGGTCATGTATCTCGGCCGCCCGATCGAAACCGGCCCTGCCGCTGAAGTCTTCGCCCGGCCGCGCCATCCCTATACGGCCGCCTTGTTGTCGGCGACCCCGATCGCCGATCCCGAGCGCGAGAAGACCCGCATCCGCCTGCAGGGCGAACTGCCGTCGCCCTTGAAGCCGCCGTCGGGCTGCCACTTCAACCCTCGCTGCTGGAAGGCGCAGGACTATTGTCGCCAGGTTTCTCCCGAATTAAGGGGAGAAGGCGCACAACAATATGCCTGTCATTTCCCGCTCGACTGA
- a CDS encoding gluconokinase yields the protein MPDEQMNKAHAIIVMGVSGCGKSSVGEKLAEALHLAFVEGDALHPAANVEKMSRGIPLTDDDRMPWLDRIGEDIKASLEKSEGIIVSCSALKRLYRDRLRAAAGGNLFFVYLEGSRALLMKRMGERKGHFMPVSLLDSQLATLEVPTGEQGVVTVDIDDTVEGIAATALKGLASLGITG from the coding sequence ATGCCGGATGAGCAGATGAACAAAGCCCATGCGATCATCGTCATGGGGGTCAGCGGCTGCGGCAAATCCTCCGTCGGCGAGAAACTCGCCGAAGCGCTGCACCTGGCCTTCGTCGAAGGTGATGCGCTTCATCCCGCCGCCAATGTCGAGAAGATGTCGAGGGGCATCCCGCTGACCGATGACGACCGGATGCCCTGGCTCGACCGCATCGGCGAAGACATCAAGGCCTCGCTGGAAAAGAGCGAGGGTATCATCGTTTCCTGCTCGGCGCTGAAGCGCCTCTATCGCGACAGGTTACGGGCTGCTGCCGGTGGCAATTTGTTCTTCGTCTATCTCGAAGGTTCCAGGGCGCTGCTGATGAAGCGTATGGGCGAGCGCAAGGGACATTTCATGCCGGTCTCGCTGCTCGATAGCCAGCTGGCCACACTTGAGGTGCCGACAGGCGAGCAAGGTGTCGTCACCGTCGATATCGACGACACGGTGGAAGGCATTGCGGCAACGGCCCTCAAAGGTCTCGCTTCTCTCGGCATCACGGGTTGA
- a CDS encoding NAD(P)/FAD-dependent oxidoreductase: protein MAKNAIVLGAGIVGVSTAIHLQRRGRQVTLIDRKDPGNETSFGNAGLIQREGVAPYGFPQQLGLLLRYALNNRIDAHYHLRTLPSQIAFLARYWWNSNARRHAIITRAYAPLIENSIVEHKDLIEASQAEGLIRKDGWIKIFRTEAKRDGAFAEAALWQNEFGVEYDSLTPADIARMEPHMTGDFAGGIHWRDPWSVLDPHALTSAYRRYFESLGGRFVTGDAASLGPFGSGWKIMTAEGPLEAEDTVMALGPWAAVATRRLGYSFPLGVKRGYHMHYAAEGNAVLHNWTLDAERGYLLAPMNRGIRLTTGAEFATLDAPKTPVQLDRAEAVARTIFPLGGRLDPEPWMGARPCTPDMMPVIGKAPRHQGLWFAFGHAHHGLTLGPVTGRVLAELITGETPFIDIAACSPQRFNP, encoded by the coding sequence ATGGCGAAAAACGCAATTGTGCTCGGCGCCGGCATCGTCGGGGTTTCCACGGCCATCCATCTTCAGCGGCGCGGCCGGCAGGTGACGCTGATCGACCGCAAAGATCCGGGTAACGAAACCTCCTTCGGCAATGCCGGCCTGATCCAGCGCGAAGGTGTAGCACCCTACGGTTTTCCCCAGCAGCTCGGCCTTTTGCTGCGTTATGCGCTGAATAACCGCATCGACGCGCATTATCACCTGCGCACGCTGCCGAGCCAGATCGCCTTTCTCGCCCGCTACTGGTGGAACTCCAATGCGCGACGCCACGCGATCATCACCCGGGCCTATGCGCCGCTGATCGAAAATTCGATCGTCGAACATAAGGATCTGATCGAAGCGTCGCAGGCCGAAGGGCTGATCCGCAAGGACGGCTGGATCAAGATTTTCCGCACTGAAGCCAAGCGCGACGGGGCCTTTGCAGAGGCAGCACTTTGGCAGAATGAATTCGGCGTGGAGTATGACAGCCTGACTCCGGCCGATATCGCCCGCATGGAACCGCATATGACCGGCGATTTCGCCGGCGGTATCCACTGGCGCGATCCCTGGTCGGTGCTCGACCCGCATGCGCTGACATCGGCCTATCGCCGCTATTTCGAGAGCCTTGGCGGCCGGTTCGTCACGGGGGATGCCGCCTCGCTCGGCCCGTTCGGCTCCGGCTGGAAGATCATGACGGCGGAAGGTCCGCTCGAAGCCGAGGATACGGTGATGGCGCTCGGCCCCTGGGCGGCCGTTGCGACGCGGCGGCTCGGCTATTCCTTCCCGCTCGGCGTCAAGCGCGGCTATCACATGCATTATGCCGCCGAGGGCAATGCCGTGCTCCACAACTGGACGCTCGATGCCGAACGCGGCTATCTGCTTGCGCCGATGAACCGCGGCATCCGGCTGACGACAGGGGCGGAGTTTGCAACGCTCGACGCGCCGAAGACGCCGGTCCAGCTCGACCGCGCGGAAGCCGTGGCGCGCACCATCTTCCCGCTCGGAGGCAGGCTCGATCCCGAACCCTGGATGGGCGCGCGCCCCTGCACGCCGGACATGATGCCTGTTATCGGCAAGGCGCCGCGCCATCAGGGCCTGTGGTTTGCCTTCGGCCATGCCCATCACGGGTTGACGCTCGGGCCGGTGACCGGCCGCGTGCTGGCCGAACTCATCACCGGCGAGACGCCGTTCATCGATATCGCGGCCTGTTCGCCGCAGCGTTTCAACCCGTGA
- a CDS encoding isoprenylcysteine carboxyl methyltransferase family protein: MMWPSIALLAFVTLQRLGELVLARRNTAALLARGAREVAPEHYPVMVALHAGWIIGLWLTAPGRPVALFWFLVFMGLQALRLWVLATLKGRWTTRIIILPGAPLVRSGPYRFLHHPNYAIVVGEIAALPLAFGLPLYAIVFSLLNALILHVRVKAENAALKSAMILK, from the coding sequence GTGATGTGGCCGTCGATCGCCCTCCTTGCCTTCGTGACGCTGCAGCGGCTGGGAGAACTTGTGCTCGCCCGGCGCAACACGGCGGCGCTTCTTGCCAGAGGCGCCAGAGAGGTCGCACCCGAGCATTATCCCGTCATGGTGGCGCTGCATGCCGGCTGGATCATCGGCCTCTGGCTCACTGCACCAGGCAGGCCGGTCGCGCTCTTCTGGTTTCTGGTGTTCATGGGGCTGCAGGCGCTGCGGCTCTGGGTACTGGCGACGCTGAAAGGCCGCTGGACGACGCGTATCATCATCCTGCCCGGCGCGCCGCTCGTCAGATCCGGGCCCTATCGTTTCCTCCACCATCCGAACTATGCGATCGTCGTCGGCGAGATCGCCGCCCTTCCCCTCGCCTTCGGCCTGCCGCTTTACGCGATCGTCTTTTCCCTTCTCAACGCGCTTATCCTCCATGTCCGCGTGAAGGCTGAAAATGCCGCACTGAAAAGCGCAATGATTTTGAAATGA
- a CDS encoding type III polyketide synthase: MTDTVKLVSLAVATPEHVIFQKQAVEASARLFADRFEDFRHLARVFDSAGIEKRHAARPLAWFDEPHGWQDRMQAFAEVAGGLFVEAATSALRQAGLEASDVDCVVTVSSTGFTTPSLDARLAGRMGFRPDIERVPVFGLGCAAGVSGFAIASRLARSRPGAVVLFVSIELCTLAFRLDELTRPNIIATALFGDGAAACVLRSGEGGLAEVESTGEHLFPDTLDIMGWKIDDGGFGIVLAQSLPPFAEKELGPAVKAILARNGLRVEDIDRFICHPGGTKVLAAMESALSMAPGTLDHERAVLAEYGNMSSPTILFVLERAIRAGLPARAAMIAMGPGFSASCVTLRRVA; the protein is encoded by the coding sequence GTGACCGACACCGTCAAACTCGTCAGCCTCGCCGTTGCCACACCCGAACATGTCATTTTCCAAAAACAGGCGGTCGAAGCCTCCGCCCGGCTGTTTGCCGACCGTTTCGAGGATTTCCGCCATCTTGCCCGTGTCTTCGATAGCGCCGGCATCGAAAAGCGCCATGCGGCGCGCCCGCTTGCCTGGTTCGACGAGCCGCATGGCTGGCAGGACCGGATGCAGGCCTTTGCAGAGGTGGCAGGCGGGCTTTTCGTCGAAGCTGCCACCTCTGCCCTTCGCCAGGCAGGGCTTGAGGCCAGCGATGTCGACTGTGTCGTGACCGTCTCCTCCACCGGTTTTACGACGCCGAGCCTCGATGCGCGGCTAGCTGGCCGGATGGGTTTCAGACCCGACATCGAACGCGTGCCGGTCTTCGGGCTCGGCTGTGCTGCCGGCGTGTCGGGCTTTGCGATCGCCTCAAGGCTGGCGCGGAGCCGGCCGGGCGCTGTTGTGCTTTTCGTCTCGATCGAGCTTTGCACGCTGGCCTTCCGGCTGGACGAGCTGACGCGCCCGAACATCATCGCAACAGCGCTTTTTGGCGACGGCGCGGCCGCCTGCGTGCTGCGATCAGGCGAAGGCGGGCTGGCGGAGGTGGAATCGACCGGCGAACATCTTTTTCCCGACACGCTCGATATCATGGGCTGGAAGATCGATGACGGCGGCTTCGGTATCGTGCTGGCGCAATCGCTGCCGCCCTTTGCCGAAAAGGAACTCGGCCCGGCGGTAAAGGCCATTCTGGCGCGAAACGGGCTGAGGGTGGAGGATATCGACCGCTTCATCTGCCATCCCGGCGGCACGAAGGTGCTGGCTGCGATGGAGAGCGCGCTTTCGATGGCACCGGGCACGTTGGATCACGAACGCGCCGTGCTTGCCGAATACGGCAACATGTCCTCGCCGACCATCCTCTTCGTGCTGGAGCGGGCGATCCGCGCCGGATTGCCGGCGCGCGCCGCGATGATCGCGATGGGACCGGGCTTTTCAGCCAGCTGCGTGACGCTCAGGAGGGTCGCGTGA
- a CDS encoding tetratricopeptide repeat protein, with the protein MTIMTARIASIILGGCLAASVASGPVFAVGDDSSTTPVCKKGEIYDQKTKKCVKQQSANVSDENRADYAYSLAKAGRYEEALAMLDTVKDQNTAEVLNYRGYATRKLGRTDEGISYYLQSVKMDPQYAKVREYLGEAYIIKGQLDLAKDQLKSIKAICGTACEEYQDLNAAILDPSKI; encoded by the coding sequence ATGACGATCATGACAGCCCGCATCGCTTCCATCATTCTCGGCGGCTGCCTTGCCGCTTCTGTAGCCTCTGGACCGGTCTTTGCGGTCGGCGATGACAGCAGCACGACCCCGGTCTGCAAGAAGGGCGAGATCTACGACCAGAAGACCAAGAAATGTGTCAAGCAGCAGAGCGCCAACGTCTCCGACGAGAACCGCGCCGACTATGCCTATTCGCTGGCCAAGGCCGGTCGCTACGAGGAGGCGCTTGCCATGCTCGACACGGTCAAGGATCAGAACACCGCCGAAGTGCTCAATTATCGCGGCTATGCCACGCGCAAGCTCGGCCGCACCGACGAAGGCATCTCCTATTACCTGCAGTCGGTGAAGATGGACCCGCAATACGCCAAGGTCCGCGAATATCTCGGCGAAGCCTACATCATCAAGGGTCAGCTCGATCTCGCCAAGGACCAGCTGAAGTCAATCAAGGCGATCTGCGGTACGGCTTGCGAGGAATATCAGGATCTGAACGCTGCAATCCTCGATCCCTCGAAGATCTGA
- a CDS encoding RNA polymerase sigma factor, producing MSVARTHFPAYSRARMESPVHPAVSKNAGLAEAAIASEADIRSGLTENLARLWRYGLVLSHQRDVADDLVQATCLRALERADQFIPGTRLDRWLFSILHSIWLNEIRSRRVRQGQGFVDAGETLTFDGAHDTETHVMAGQVLKQVNALPEAQRTVVFLAYVEGLSYREVAGILDIPIGTVMSRLAAARAKLSDAGPEGGRQ from the coding sequence ATGTCGGTCGCGCGCACGCATTTTCCTGCCTATAGTCGCGCCAGAATGGAATCGCCGGTTCATCCGGCGGTTTCGAAAAATGCAGGATTGGCGGAGGCGGCCATCGCGAGCGAAGCGGATATCAGGAGCGGCCTGACGGAAAATCTGGCAAGGCTGTGGCGTTATGGTCTCGTTCTCTCGCATCAGCGCGATGTCGCCGACGACCTGGTCCAGGCGACCTGCCTTCGTGCGCTGGAGCGCGCCGATCAATTCATCCCCGGCACCCGGCTCGACCGCTGGCTGTTTTCGATCCTGCACTCGATCTGGCTGAACGAGATCCGCTCCCGCCGGGTGCGCCAGGGCCAGGGTTTCGTCGATGCCGGGGAGACGCTGACCTTCGACGGTGCGCACGACACCGAAACCCATGTGATGGCGGGGCAGGTGCTGAAACAGGTGAATGCGCTGCCCGAGGCGCAGAGGACGGTGGTTTTTCTCGCCTATGTGGAAGGACTTTCCTATCGCGAGGTTGCAGGCATATTGGATATCCCGATCGGAACCGTGATGAGCCGGCTGGCGGCTGCCCGCGCCAAGCTCTCCGACGCCGGACCGGAAGGGGGACGGCAATGA